A window from Aliamphritea hakodatensis encodes these proteins:
- the gcvA gene encoding transcriptional regulator GcvA, translating into MARRLPPLNSMKAFEAASRRLSFTLAAEELHVTQAAISHQVKSLEEYLQTPLFVRYPRKLELTEPGEELMHKLSKCFDEMDAAISGLLQEHNRQSLKLRMGSAFAAKWMSPRLPEFSQQYPEIDLSFNYSQIIADFDNTDVDVCITFGNGEWPGLEAYPIIHLDFFPVCSPAFIHRHGEITSPHQFADLPLLHDLDYYTWTQWLLQVGADGVNPRRGSILDDSNVLMQAAIDGQGVAMCSTALVSDHLAAGHLVRLFDDTFISRWAYHLAYPSKNANNPSIVAFRDWLLTHANLEI; encoded by the coding sequence ATGGCCCGACGTCTCCCACCGCTGAACAGCATGAAAGCCTTTGAAGCAGCTTCCCGTCGTCTCAGCTTCACCCTGGCGGCGGAAGAACTGCACGTCACCCAGGCGGCCATCAGCCATCAGGTCAAGTCACTGGAAGAGTACTTGCAGACGCCCCTGTTCGTGCGTTATCCCCGTAAGCTGGAACTGACCGAACCCGGCGAAGAGCTGATGCACAAACTCAGCAAATGTTTTGATGAAATGGACGCGGCGATCAGTGGCCTGTTGCAGGAACATAACCGCCAGTCGCTGAAACTGCGGATGGGTTCCGCCTTCGCCGCCAAATGGATGTCGCCGCGCCTGCCAGAATTCAGCCAGCAGTACCCGGAAATTGATTTGTCCTTCAACTACTCACAGATCATTGCCGATTTCGATAATACCGATGTTGATGTCTGTATTACCTTTGGCAACGGTGAATGGCCCGGTCTGGAAGCGTATCCAATCATCCATCTGGATTTTTTCCCGGTCTGCAGCCCGGCGTTTATCCACCGCCACGGTGAGATCACCTCCCCCCACCAGTTCGCGGATCTGCCGCTGCTGCACGACCTTGATTACTACACCTGGACCCAGTGGCTGTTACAGGTCGGGGCGGATGGCGTAAACCCGCGCCGGGGCAGCATTCTGGATGACAGTAACGTACTGATGCAGGCGGCAATAGACGGTCAGGGGGTGGCCATGTGCTCCACGGCGCTGGTGTCAGATCATCTGGCGGCGGGGCATCTGGTGAGGTTATTTGATGATACCTTTATCAGCCGCTGGGCCTATCATCTGGCCTATCCAAGCAAAAACGCCAATAACCCCAGCATCGTCGCGTTCCGCGACTGGTTGCTGACCCATGCAAATCTGGAAATCTGA
- a CDS encoding cytochrome D1 domain-containing protein translates to MGNILHKSRLLIGAVLLSQFSLVAAQENSTSEELFADKCGACHGMNRAGYIGPALNSSSHGNFPVAALEALITYGIPGTLMPRWEGRLSKEEITGIAELIINEPVPDVSWDMADIKNSLEVYVADETSLPDAPVYPVENLAALMAVMERGYYSDGENARVLFFNGQNHEIVGAIDVDKAPHILDYHPTDERWAYLKTDGGRLYKLDLYSMQATRSIRAGFTGPSIAVSYDGKYVATGSFVPYTVVILDADTLEPVKYFELKGENIEGEMVDSVSTGITATPYGNYFAITLKHADQVWIVDLDTPDFAVTRVKNVGRDLHDSFLSRDGKQMIVASYVDDKLVAVDYEQKKVVGNVPAGCQPHVGSGAIVEVNGRDIGFGTNIGRGAGCDKTVVTAFDAQTFEVIKQIPTIGATESPAAHPDSPYVVVDIVSGEDSAIQFIDKNSLEVVKTMDIGGHAYFPEFTHDGKYIYVSAGYQGNELVIIDAETLSVVKRVPVESPAGIFGHNRPKIKTIGFKS, encoded by the coding sequence ATGGGAAATATATTACACAAGAGCAGACTTTTGATCGGCGCGGTATTGTTGTCACAGTTTTCGCTGGTGGCGGCGCAGGAAAACAGCACCTCTGAAGAGTTGTTTGCAGACAAGTGCGGTGCATGCCATGGCATGAACCGGGCGGGATACATCGGGCCTGCCCTGAACAGTAGCAGCCATGGTAACTTTCCGGTGGCCGCGCTGGAGGCTCTGATCACTTACGGTATTCCCGGCACGCTGATGCCGCGGTGGGAAGGCCGGTTGTCCAAAGAAGAGATTACCGGCATTGCCGAACTGATTATTAATGAGCCGGTGCCGGATGTGTCCTGGGATATGGCGGATATTAAAAATTCGCTGGAAGTGTATGTGGCAGATGAAACCAGCCTGCCGGATGCCCCCGTGTATCCGGTTGAAAATCTGGCTGCATTAATGGCGGTGATGGAACGGGGCTATTACTCCGACGGAGAAAACGCCAGAGTGCTGTTCTTCAATGGCCAGAATCATGAGATTGTGGGTGCTATAGACGTTGATAAAGCCCCCCATATTCTTGATTACCATCCAACGGATGAGCGCTGGGCGTATCTGAAGACCGACGGCGGCCGGCTGTACAAGCTTGATCTGTATTCCATGCAGGCCACACGGAGTATCCGTGCCGGTTTTACCGGCCCTTCCATTGCGGTCTCTTACGACGGCAAATATGTCGCCACCGGTTCGTTTGTGCCGTATACCGTGGTGATTCTGGATGCTGACACGCTGGAGCCGGTGAAGTACTTCGAGCTGAAGGGGGAGAATATCGAAGGGGAGATGGTTGATTCCGTCTCAACAGGGATAACCGCCACCCCTTATGGCAATTATTTTGCCATCACCCTTAAGCATGCGGATCAGGTATGGATTGTAGATCTGGATACCCCTGACTTCGCCGTTACCAGAGTGAAGAATGTCGGCCGGGATCTGCATGATTCTTTCCTCTCCCGGGACGGTAAACAGATGATCGTTGCTTCTTATGTCGACGATAAGCTGGTGGCGGTGGATTACGAGCAGAAGAAGGTGGTGGGCAATGTGCCGGCCGGCTGTCAGCCCCATGTGGGCTCCGGGGCCATTGTTGAAGTGAACGGCCGTGACATTGGTTTTGGCACGAATATCGGCCGGGGCGCCGGGTGCGATAAAACGGTGGTGACCGCCTTTGATGCGCAAACGTTTGAGGTCATTAAACAGATCCCTACCATTGGGGCAACGGAATCCCCGGCGGCACATCCTGATTCACCTTACGTGGTGGTCGATATTGTCAGCGGTGAAGACAGTGCCATACAGTTTATTGATAAGAATTCTCTGGAAGTGGTGAAAACCATGGATATTGGCGGCCATGCCTATTTCCCTGAATTCACCCATGACGGTAAATACATTTATGTCAGTGCCGGATATCAGGGCAATGAACTGGTGATTATTGATGCTGAGACCCTGTCTGTCGTGAAGCGGGTACCGGTTGAGTCGCCGGCGGGCATTTTTGGCCACAATCGTCCGAAGATCAAAACCATAGGCTTTAAATCCTGA
- the pdxR gene encoding MocR-like pyridoxine biosynthesis transcription factor PdxR, with protein MYIQLPIRISRCSDETLQSQIINQLRDSIGNGCLKPASRLPSVRELAKQLGVSVNTVLLAYDELHSEGIIERKPGLGTYVSDRRPADFILTPAAEDGAGAQCCERLADRQPPVFSGRRQMVVRDDSAVPDIDFWLGRPDAGSFPLKAWRRRVNVRLKHAGQQLVNYGDPAGLYELRAVIADHLAQTRGFRARPEQIIITHGIQEGLSLVSRLLLRPGAEVLVESPCYTGAYYLFESYGARLHSVPVDTGGLQAGRLPPGDISLAYVTPSHQYPTGYTLSYPRRQQLLAWAWQHNCYIFEDDYDADFRYGSSPLPALMSLDSRGCVIYAGTFSKSMGAGLRLGYLVLPAEIAEHARTVKSQLDNGNSWLNQAAMADFIRGGDYLHHLHRIRERYRNRQETLIRQLSRRFGEAEVSGTEGGMHLAWHLPDTFPDADSIQRMSEAVGVGVYTIKNCASLAADNSRISHRVLLFGYAAVPEVKITEAVARMARLPL; from the coding sequence ATGTATATTCAGTTACCCATCCGGATCTCCAGATGTTCGGATGAGACGTTGCAATCGCAGATTATTAACCAACTGAGAGACAGCATTGGCAATGGTTGTTTAAAGCCGGCCTCCCGCCTGCCTTCGGTGCGCGAACTGGCAAAACAGTTGGGTGTTTCGGTGAATACGGTACTGCTGGCCTACGATGAGCTGCATTCGGAGGGCATTATTGAGCGCAAGCCGGGGCTGGGGACCTATGTGTCGGATCGCAGACCGGCGGATTTTATTCTGACCCCAGCGGCAGAAGACGGAGCAGGAGCACAATGCTGTGAGCGGCTGGCTGACCGGCAGCCTCCGGTATTTTCCGGACGCCGGCAAATGGTGGTCCGGGATGACAGCGCTGTGCCTGATATCGATTTTTGGCTTGGCCGGCCCGATGCCGGCAGCTTTCCCCTGAAGGCCTGGCGACGAAGGGTGAATGTCAGGCTGAAGCATGCCGGGCAGCAGTTGGTGAATTATGGTGACCCGGCCGGTTTATATGAGCTGCGGGCGGTCATTGCCGATCATCTGGCACAGACCCGCGGTTTTCGTGCCCGTCCGGAGCAGATCATTATCACCCACGGCATTCAGGAAGGGCTGAGCCTGGTTTCCCGTCTTTTGCTGCGTCCCGGCGCGGAGGTGCTGGTTGAATCGCCCTGTTATACCGGGGCGTATTATCTGTTTGAAAGTTACGGGGCAAGGCTGCATTCGGTTCCGGTAGATACCGGCGGCCTGCAGGCCGGCCGGTTACCGCCCGGAGACATCAGCCTGGCGTACGTGACCCCGTCACATCAGTATCCCACGGGGTATACCCTGTCTTACCCGCGGCGGCAGCAATTGCTGGCGTGGGCCTGGCAGCATAACTGTTACATCTTCGAAGATGACTATGATGCTGACTTTCGTTACGGCTCCAGCCCGTTGCCTGCGCTGATGTCGCTGGATAGCCGGGGGTGTGTTATTTACGCCGGTACCTTTTCCAAGTCGATGGGGGCGGGCTTGCGGCTGGGCTATCTGGTGCTGCCGGCTGAAATTGCTGAACATGCACGGACCGTGAAAAGCCAGCTGGATAACGGCAATTCATGGCTGAATCAGGCGGCCATGGCGGATTTTATAAGAGGCGGTGATTACCTGCATCATCTGCACCGGATCCGTGAGCGCTACCGCAACCGGCAGGAAACCCTGATCCGTCAGTTATCCCGGCGGTTCGGTGAAGCTGAGGTTTCCGGTACCGAAGGAGGCATGCACCTTGCCTGGCACCTGCCGGACACGTTTCCTGATGCAGACAGCATACAGCGGATGTCTGAAGCGGTGGGGGTGGGAGTCTATACGATTAAAAACTGTGCTTCTCTTGCGGCAGATAACAGCCGGATCAGCCACAGGGTGTTGCTGTTCGGCTATGCGGCAGTGCCGGAAGTAAAAATCACCGAAGCGGTGGCCAGAATGGCCCGTCTGCCACTGTGA
- a CDS encoding DUF805 domain-containing protein — MNCWQQLDTEPTDDLKIIKRAYLKQLKKIDPEQDQQAFMYIREAYEQAQHYAQSDVHEYSANVWQADSENYLNTSTESSWEDNISNNQAHTVTPTPAQETTPEYEYGTEWTSDTGTNQTDNTAQPLLLNAINIHQQAQHIIDQCKTLLQTKNINSIPHWEAILRCPTLFNDQVRYQVGSQIMVDINRILESEKTHKAPSIHADLLAYLDTNFHWSSEVSSEWHAHPVVIHKMAMLSNAAHIDIAPIKMFTWRRILQVMFKPKGRIRRREFLLVLTLWLFVFAFGSLVESTQQSILQEGLNILFLLVFLYSLICLTFKRTIDTGQSLSVLIIIFIPYIGPLLLLVLMLGVGPSDEVEELNPRGDKTLFTRTFRSIYGGKKSNWDQQSDGILKAI; from the coding sequence ATGAATTGCTGGCAGCAGTTAGATACGGAACCAACAGACGACCTTAAAATCATCAAACGGGCTTATCTGAAACAACTGAAAAAAATTGATCCTGAGCAGGATCAACAAGCTTTCATGTACATACGTGAGGCATATGAGCAAGCACAGCATTACGCCCAATCAGATGTTCACGAATACTCCGCCAATGTCTGGCAGGCAGATTCCGAAAATTACTTGAACACCTCAACAGAATCATCCTGGGAAGACAATATTTCTAACAATCAGGCCCATACAGTTACTCCCACCCCGGCTCAGGAAACAACACCGGAATATGAATACGGCACAGAATGGACCTCAGACACCGGTACTAATCAAACAGACAATACAGCTCAGCCCCTTCTCCTGAATGCTATAAATATTCATCAGCAGGCCCAACACATCATCGATCAGTGTAAAACCTTACTGCAAACGAAAAATATCAACAGTATTCCCCACTGGGAAGCTATCCTTCGCTGCCCTACTCTCTTTAATGATCAGGTCAGGTACCAGGTAGGATCGCAGATTATGGTTGATATAAACCGTATACTCGAGAGCGAAAAAACCCATAAAGCACCTAGTATCCATGCAGATCTGCTTGCCTATCTGGACACCAACTTTCACTGGAGCAGTGAAGTATCGTCCGAATGGCATGCACACCCTGTCGTTATCCACAAAATGGCTATGCTATCCAACGCAGCACATATCGATATCGCTCCCATTAAAATGTTCACATGGCGGAGGATATTACAAGTAATGTTCAAACCCAAAGGCCGAATCCGGCGACGTGAATTCCTGTTAGTGCTAACGCTTTGGCTATTTGTTTTTGCATTCGGTTCGCTCGTCGAGAGCACGCAGCAAAGCATTTTACAGGAAGGGTTAAACATATTATTTTTGCTGGTATTTCTCTATTCCCTCATATGTCTTACCTTCAAAAGAACGATTGATACTGGCCAGTCACTCTCCGTATTAATAATTATCTTCATCCCCTATATTGGTCCGCTACTTTTGCTAGTACTCATGCTAGGCGTTGGTCCCTCAGATGAAGTTGAAGAACTTAACCCCCGTGGTGACAAAACACTTTTTACACGTACCTTCAGAAGTATCTATGGCGGCAAGAAAAGCAATTGGGATCAGCAATCAGATGGTATATTGAAAGCCATATGA
- a CDS encoding Hsp70 family protein encodes MAVIGIDLGTTNSLAAIWRNGGVEIIPNALDEKLTPSVVSVSSKGELIVGRAAQNRLVSHPDVTVSQFKRLMGTNEKINLAGQSFLPEELSALILRQLKQDAEAWLGEEISEAIISVPAYFNDNQRRATIAAATIAGLHTERLINEPTAAAIAYGIHETEDEAQLVIVDLGGGTLDISILEKFDDLLEVHACSGDNFLGGEDFTRAVSTGLCHKYEITFVELSAQEKSLLIRQCNQAKEALSGTSHVQFELQLQNRLVAMTISREELINWTAPLMERFNTPLQRAIRDAKLKQDQVSDVILVGGASRMTTVKNHVGRIFGRIPSCTLDPDQVVVMGVSIVAALKHKQSDLQETVLTDVCPFSLGINTVQEFQSGIQSGFYNVIIQRNTVIPVSRVKTYSTIADKQTSMTFSIYQGENRLVKNNILLGKMAISVPSAPAGEETVDIRFTYNVNGILEVTAKVISTGQEKTMILQNSVNQLSETEIQQSLEKIAEYKIHPRENARNLAVLSEAECMYSEFLDERRNEIEHLIYQFEYAIEGQDPATIKSVREQVRQRLNEIKSDLVF; translated from the coding sequence ATGGCTGTAATTGGTATTGATTTAGGCACCACTAACTCTCTGGCTGCAATCTGGCGCAATGGCGGCGTTGAAATAATCCCCAATGCTTTAGACGAAAAACTGACACCCTCAGTGGTAAGTGTTTCCTCCAAAGGAGAGCTCATCGTTGGCCGGGCAGCACAAAACAGGCTGGTCAGCCATCCGGACGTCACTGTCAGTCAATTTAAGCGGCTGATGGGCACAAATGAAAAGATTAATCTTGCGGGCCAGAGCTTCCTTCCCGAAGAGCTTTCGGCTCTGATTCTCAGACAACTTAAACAAGACGCTGAAGCCTGGCTCGGAGAAGAAATCAGCGAAGCCATCATTAGTGTGCCAGCTTATTTTAATGACAATCAACGCCGCGCAACCATTGCCGCAGCAACAATTGCAGGATTACACACAGAACGTTTAATTAACGAGCCCACAGCCGCAGCGATCGCTTATGGCATACATGAAACCGAAGATGAAGCTCAACTTGTTATCGTTGATTTAGGGGGCGGTACTCTGGACATCTCTATTTTGGAAAAATTTGATGATCTTCTGGAAGTACATGCCTGCTCCGGTGACAACTTTCTAGGCGGCGAAGATTTCACCCGGGCAGTTTCGACAGGTTTATGTCATAAATATGAGATTACGTTTGTAGAGCTGAGCGCTCAGGAAAAAAGCCTGCTAATCCGGCAATGTAACCAAGCTAAAGAAGCCTTAAGCGGTACTTCTCATGTGCAGTTCGAGCTGCAACTTCAAAACCGATTGGTGGCCATGACCATCAGCCGGGAGGAATTAATCAACTGGACTGCGCCTCTTATGGAGCGCTTTAACACCCCTCTTCAACGTGCAATCCGGGACGCAAAACTGAAACAAGACCAGGTCAGTGACGTTATTCTTGTTGGCGGTGCTTCCCGTATGACGACGGTTAAAAATCATGTTGGCCGAATATTTGGACGGATCCCGTCATGCACCCTAGATCCCGATCAGGTTGTCGTCATGGGAGTTTCCATCGTCGCCGCCTTAAAACACAAACAAAGCGATTTACAGGAAACGGTTCTCACAGACGTCTGCCCCTTCTCACTGGGAATAAATACTGTGCAGGAATTCCAGAGCGGCATTCAGTCTGGCTTTTATAACGTCATCATACAGCGTAACACTGTTATACCCGTCAGCCGTGTGAAAACCTACTCGACTATTGCTGATAAACAGACTTCCATGACATTCAGTATTTATCAGGGAGAAAACCGGCTAGTCAAAAACAACATCCTACTCGGTAAAATGGCCATCAGTGTCCCTTCTGCTCCCGCTGGGGAAGAAACTGTAGATATTCGCTTTACCTATAACGTCAACGGTATCCTGGAGGTCACGGCAAAAGTTATCAGTACCGGTCAAGAAAAAACCATGATTTTGCAAAACTCTGTTAATCAGCTTAGCGAGACAGAAATTCAGCAATCTCTCGAAAAAATAGCAGAATACAAAATTCACCCCCGGGAAAATGCCCGCAACCTTGCTGTGCTCAGCGAAGCCGAATGTATGTACAGTGAATTTCTGGATGAGCGCAGAAATGAAATTGAACATTTGATTTATCAGTTCGAGTACGCGATTGAAGGCCAGGACCCTGCAACGATTAAGTCCGTCAGGGAACAGGTCAGGCAACGCCTGAACGAAATAAAATCAGATTTAGTTTTCTAA
- a CDS encoding DNA-3-methyladenine glycosylase family protein, with protein sequence MNQQKITQHLNALALQDSDIARAFAELGSPPPRSRPAGFRTFLNIIVSQQLSKESAAAIMGRVENLLTAQGTQPLQASCISAHSDEALRAAGLSFRKIEYIRGLAEAVSSGRLDIDGLADLPDDDAIAAITQLKGFGRWSAEIYLMFALGREDIFPAEDLAVVTALGKLKRLDGKPSAKDARAMTAHWAPYRSAGALFLWMYYRGAPV encoded by the coding sequence ATGAACCAACAAAAAATAACGCAGCACCTCAACGCACTGGCCCTGCAGGACAGCGATATCGCCCGTGCCTTTGCCGAACTGGGTTCACCGCCACCCCGCAGCCGGCCGGCAGGGTTCAGAACCTTTCTGAATATCATTGTCAGCCAGCAGTTATCCAAAGAATCCGCCGCGGCCATTATGGGCCGGGTGGAAAATCTGCTCACAGCACAGGGCACTCAGCCGTTGCAGGCCAGCTGCATCAGTGCCCATTCCGACGAAGCTCTGCGGGCTGCGGGCTTATCCTTCCGAAAGATTGAATACATTCGCGGGCTGGCAGAAGCCGTCAGTTCAGGCCGGCTGGATATCGACGGGCTGGCAGACCTGCCGGACGATGACGCCATTGCCGCCATCACCCAGCTGAAAGGCTTTGGCCGCTGGAGTGCCGAAATCTATCTGATGTTCGCCCTCGGCCGGGAAGACATCTTCCCCGCCGAAGACCTCGCTGTGGTCACCGCCCTGGGTAAACTGAAACGGCTGGACGGCAAACCCAGCGCCAAAGACGCCCGTGCCATGACCGCCCACTGGGCTCCGTACCGCAGCGCCGGCGCACTGTTTCTCTGGATGTACTACCGCGGCGCACCGGTCTGA
- a CDS encoding trimethylamine methyltransferase family protein, whose product MARRSGGRKAMLALRSKPLDKDSKPVLPGELGGTFQPLTQSEMEQVAETAFKILEEIGFSQATPHCVEMCTKVGAIVGEDGRLRFPRAVVEDAMSKANRNLTLHAQDPEFDLDLSGQRVHFSTAGAAVMIADPMKNEYRDSTAKDLYDMARIVDNCEHIHMFQRTCVLRDIASPREMDLNTTYLSVHGTTKHVGTSFTEAEHVDETIDMLEIIAGGEDQWRARPFVSMSNCFVVPPMKFAEESLDCLRVGVERGMPILLLSAGQAGATAPAMLAGAVAQAWAECLGGLVYVNAIKPGAPAILGTWPFVSDLRTGAMSGGSPEQGLLCAACAQMGNYFDLPTGTAAGMSDAKFPDFQAGAERGYGASAAAMAGANIVYESAGMYASLLGVCPESYLMDNDVLGACMRMTKGIKVDEASLSFDTLKDVCLNDLGHYLGSSQTLSVMQSEYIYPVVSDRDSPNVWQEKGKPVLLEKAIEKKNTILSTYFPKHISDEVDQAIRERYTIHIPASEMGR is encoded by the coding sequence ATGGCACGTAGATCTGGTGGTAGGAAGGCGATGCTGGCGCTGCGCAGTAAGCCGCTTGATAAAGATTCCAAGCCGGTTCTGCCCGGTGAACTGGGCGGGACGTTTCAGCCGCTGACACAGTCGGAAATGGAGCAGGTTGCTGAAACTGCTTTTAAGATTCTTGAGGAAATCGGTTTTTCTCAGGCGACGCCACACTGCGTTGAGATGTGTACCAAGGTGGGCGCGATTGTCGGTGAGGACGGGCGTTTGCGTTTTCCGCGTGCCGTGGTCGAGGATGCCATGAGCAAGGCAAACCGGAACCTGACCCTGCATGCTCAGGATCCTGAGTTTGATCTGGACTTAAGTGGCCAGCGGGTGCACTTCTCGACGGCCGGTGCAGCGGTAATGATCGCTGATCCGATGAAGAATGAATACCGTGATTCAACCGCCAAAGATCTCTATGACATGGCGCGTATTGTCGATAACTGTGAACACATCCACATGTTTCAGCGTACCTGTGTACTGCGGGATATCGCCAGCCCGCGGGAAATGGATCTGAACACCACGTACCTGTCTGTGCATGGCACCACCAAGCACGTGGGTACCAGCTTCACGGAAGCTGAGCACGTTGATGAAACCATCGATATGCTGGAAATTATTGCCGGCGGTGAAGACCAGTGGCGGGCGCGCCCGTTCGTGAGCATGTCTAACTGTTTCGTGGTACCGCCGATGAAGTTTGCCGAGGAGTCTCTGGACTGCCTGCGGGTTGGTGTTGAGCGCGGTATGCCGATTCTGCTGCTGTCGGCCGGTCAGGCAGGTGCAACCGCACCGGCGATGCTGGCAGGTGCTGTGGCGCAGGCCTGGGCCGAATGTCTGGGTGGCCTGGTCTACGTGAATGCCATTAAGCCGGGTGCACCGGCGATCCTGGGGACCTGGCCGTTTGTCAGTGACCTGCGTACCGGTGCCATGAGTGGCGGTTCGCCGGAGCAGGGCCTGCTGTGTGCGGCCTGTGCGCAGATGGGTAACTATTTTGATCTGCCTACCGGTACTGCGGCGGGTATGTCTGACGCCAAATTCCCTGACTTCCAGGCCGGTGCAGAACGGGGTTACGGTGCGTCTGCTGCGGCGATGGCCGGTGCCAACATTGTATATGAGTCTGCCGGTATGTACGCCAGTCTGCTGGGGGTTTGCCCGGAATCTTATCTGATGGATAACGATGTGCTGGGTGCCTGTATGCGGATGACCAAAGGCATTAAAGTGGATGAGGCATCCCTGAGCTTTGATACCCTGAAAGATGTCTGTCTGAATGACCTGGGCCATTATCTGGGCTCCAGCCAGACCCTGTCGGTGATGCAGTCTGAATATATTTATCCGGTGGTCAGCGACCGTGACAGCCCGAATGTCTGGCAGGAAAAGGGTAAGCCTGTCCTGCTGGAAAAAGCCATAGAGAAGAAGAACACCATTCTCAGCACCTATTTCCCGAAACACATCAGTGATGAAGTGGATCAGGCGATCCGTGAGCGCTACACCATTCATATTCCGGCATCGGAAATGGGCCGTTAA
- a CDS encoding LysR family transcriptional regulator: MDHISALRAFLQVARRESFSAASRDLNTAASVISRYVKELESDLGVRLFTRTTRKVALTEAGQNFLLRAEALLDDFDAMRESTQALHSQPSGRLRVTAPLALGQNILAPLLPEFMKRYPKLAVSLHLTNQVIDLVEEGCDLAVRFVAHLEDSGLVARKLGESSSLLCATPAYLAESPALQSPEDLPAHSCVLFCDDGSSRWALASLSGEPLSIRVNGRLSVNSMEAARTAALGDLGISLLPEFLIREDLKNGTLQALLTAFTPPATPFYLVYPQRQFVPMKVRCFMDFCLEKLG, translated from the coding sequence ATGGATCATATCTCAGCACTCCGTGCCTTCCTTCAGGTAGCCCGGCGGGAAAGTTTTTCCGCCGCTTCCCGGGATCTGAATACCGCTGCGTCGGTGATCAGCCGTTATGTTAAAGAGTTGGAAAGTGATCTGGGGGTGCGGCTGTTCACCCGGACGACCCGCAAAGTAGCTTTAACGGAGGCCGGGCAGAACTTTCTGCTCAGGGCTGAAGCGCTGCTGGATGACTTTGACGCCATGCGGGAAAGCACGCAGGCATTGCACTCGCAGCCATCCGGCCGGCTGCGGGTGACGGCCCCGCTGGCGCTGGGGCAAAATATACTTGCCCCGCTGCTGCCGGAGTTTATGAAGCGTTATCCCAAACTGGCGGTGAGCTTACATTTAACCAATCAGGTGATTGATCTGGTGGAGGAAGGCTGTGATCTGGCGGTGCGCTTTGTGGCGCATCTGGAGGATTCCGGCCTGGTGGCCCGAAAGCTGGGAGAGTCGTCTTCACTGCTGTGCGCCACCCCGGCGTATCTGGCTGAATCGCCGGCATTACAGTCACCGGAGGATCTGCCGGCACACAGCTGTGTACTGTTCTGTGATGATGGCTCCAGCCGCTGGGCGCTGGCATCTCTGTCCGGCGAGCCTCTGAGCATCAGGGTGAATGGCAGGTTGTCGGTGAACAGTATGGAAGCGGCGCGTACTGCGGCGCTGGGGGATCTGGGGATCAGTTTATTGCCGGAGTTTCTGATACGGGAAGACCTGAAAAACGGCACGTTGCAGGCTCTGCTGACGGCATTTACACCGCCGGCCACGCCCTTTTACCTGGTTTATCCACAGCGGCAGTTTGTACCGATGAAGGTGCGCTGTTTTATGGATTTCTGCCTTGAAAAACTTGGCTGA